A stretch of DNA from bacterium:
TTTTTTCAGTTCGGCAAAGCAGGCGAGGAAGGCCGCCTCGGCGGCCGCGGGCGCGAGCGGCGCGATGCGCTCGGCGAGCGGCGCCGCGTCCAGCCGCCAGTCGGCGGGCGGCTCGCCCATCAGGTCGCGCGCTTCGGTGGCGAGAAGCACCTCGTCGGCCGCGCGCACCGCGGCGGGCAGCGGCCAAGGCAGCGCGAAGCGCTCGGCCGCCGCGCGCAGCAGGCGCTCCTCCATCGCGGCGATGGCCGGGAACTGCTCCTTCACCGGGCGGGGGATGTCGCCGAAGTAGGCCTCGGCCGCGTCGTGCAGGAGTCCCCAGAGACCCTGCTCGGGCGGGCAGATCCGCGAGACGCGCAGCGAGTGCTCGGCCACCGAGTAGAACTCGCGGCAGTGGCCGTTGAAACGGCAGAGCAAGCTGAGCGAGTGCGCGATATCCGCGATGGCGATGTCATCGGCGCGCGGCGCCAGCGGCCAGAACTGGCGCCCGCCGTGGGTCTGGATCCAGCCGTCCGCCACTGGCTGCTAGCCGGCGGCGTCCGCGACGACGGCCGGCTTGCCCTTGAACATCGCCTTGATGAACTCGCGCCGGATTATCCCTATGTGTGCGATTGAGATCTGCTTGGGGCAGACCGCCTCGCACTCGCCGTGGTTCGAGCAGGCGCCGAAGCCCTCGGCGTCCATCTGCTCGACCATGGCCAGGGCGCGCCGAGCGCGCTCGGCCTGGCCCTGCGGCAGGTAGGCGAACTGGGCGACCTTCGCGCTGACGAAGAGCGAGGCGCTGGCGTTCGGGCAGGCCGCGACGCAGGCGCCGCAGCCGATGCAGATGGCCGCGTCCATCGCCTTGTCGGCGGCGGTCTTCGGGATCAGGATCGCGTTGCCGTCCGGCGCCGAGCCGACGTTGCTGCTCGTGTAGCCGCCGGCGGCCATGATGCGGTCGAAGGCGCTGCGGTCGACGATGAGGTCGCGGATCACCGGGAAGCCGCGCGCGCGGAAGGGCTCGATCGTCACCGTTTCGCCGTCGGCGAAGTGGCGCATGCGCAGCTCGCAGGTGGTGGTGGCGCCTCTGGGCCCGTGCGCCACGCCCTGGACGTTCAGACCGCACATGCCGCAGATGCCCTCGCGGCAGTCGCTGTCGAACTCGAGCGGGCGACCGCCCTCGGCGATGATCTGCTCGTTGAGCAGGTCGAGCATCTCCAGGAGCGACATCTCGGGCAGCACGCCCCCGAGCGTGTAGTCCACCAGGCCCCCGCGGGCGCTCGGGCCTTCCTGCCGCCAGATTCTCAGGTGCAGCGTCTTCGCCTCGTTCATCGGTGCGCCTCCGTCTACTTGTAGCTCCGGGTCTTGACCTCGAGCTCCTCGTACACCAGGGGCTCCTTGATCATCGTGTGCGCCTTGCCCTCGCCCTGCCACTGCCAGGCGGCGACGAACATGAAGTTCTCGTCGTCGCGCCTGGCCTCGCCCTCGGGCGTGACGTGCTCGTCGCGCAGGTGGCCGCCGCAGCTCTCCTCGCGCATCAAGGCGTCGCGGGCCATCAGCTCGCCCAGCTCGAGGAAGTCGGCCAGGCGATTGGCCTGCTCGAGGTTCTTGTTCAGCTCGAGCGCGTCGCCCGGCACGCGCAGGTCGTTCCAGAAGGCCTGCTTCAGCTTGCCGATCTCGGCGATCGCCTGCTCGAGGCCGGCCGCGTTGCGGCTCATGCCGACCTCCTTCATCATCACCTTGCCGAGACTCGTGTGCAGTTCGCGCACGCTCTGCTTGCCCTTGATCGCGAGCAGCCTCTTGAAGCGCCCCTCGACCTCGGCCTCGACGGCGCCGAAGGCGTCGGCCTCGGTCTTCACCTCACCCGGCTTCACGCCGGCGAGGAAGTTGGCCACCGTGCGCGGCAGGATGAAGTAGCCGTCGGCCAGGCCCTGCATCAGCGCGCTGGCGCCCAGGCGATTCGCGCCGTGGTCGCTGAAGTTCGCCTCGCCGCCCACGAAGAGGCCGGGGATCGTGCTCTCGAGGTTGTAGTCCACCCAGAGCCCGCCCATCGTGTAGTGCGGCGCGGGGTAGATGCGCATCGGCACGTGGTAGGGGTCCTCGGCCGTGATCTCCTCGTACATCGCGAAGAGGTTGCCGTAGCGGTCGGTCACGACGCCCTTGCCCAGGCGCTGGATCGCCTCGGCGAAGTCGAGGTAGACGCCGTAGCCGCTGGGGCCAACGCCCTGGCCCGCATCGCAGACCGTCTTCGCCGCGCGGCTCGCGATGTCCCGCGGCACTAGGTTGCCGAAGGCGGGATAGCGGCGCTCGAGGAAGTAGTCGCGCTCGGCCTCAGGAATCTCATTCGGCCCTCGCGGATCTCCTGGTTTGAGCGGCACCCAGACCCGGCCGTCGTTGCGCAGGCTCTCGCTCATCAGGGTCAGCTTGCTCTGGTACTCGCCGGCCTGCGGGATCGCCGTCGGGTGGATCTGCGTGAAGCAGGGGTTCGCGAAGACCGCGCCCCGCTTGTGGCAGGCCCAGATCGCCGTGCCGTTGCAGTTCACGGCGTTGGTGCTCAGGTAGTAGACCGGCGAGTAGCCGCCCGTGGCGACGACCACCGCGTCCGCGGCGAAGCGCTTGAGCGCGCCGGTCACCAGGTCGCGGGCGATGATGCCGCGCGCCCGGCCGCCCGCGACAACAAGGTCGACCATCTCGTAGCGATGGATCAGCTTCACCGTGCCGGCCGCGACCTGGCGCATCAGCGCGCTGTAGACGCCGAGCAGGAGCTGCTGGCCGGTCACGCCGCGCGCGTAGAAGGTGCGGCTCACCTGCACGCCACCGAAGCTGCGGTTGGCGAGCGTGCCGCCGTATTCGCGCGCGAAGGGCACGCCGGCGGCCACGCACTGGTCGATGATCGCCGTCGACAGCTCGGCCAGGCGATACACGTTCGCCTCGCGCGAGCGGTAGTCGCCGCCCTTGATCGTGTCGTAGAAGAGGCGGTAGATGCTGTCGCCGTCGCCCTGGTAGTTCTTCGCGGCGTTGATGCCGCCCTGGGCGGCCACGCTGTGCGCGCGGCGCGGCGTGTCCTGGATGCAGAAGTTCAGCACGTTGTAGCCCAGCTCGCCCAGCGTCGCTGCGGCGCCGCCGCCGGCCAGGCCGGTGCCGACCACGATCACCGAGTACTTGCGCCGATTCGCGGGCGCGACGAGCGGGTTGTCTTGCTTGTGCCGCTCCCACTTCGCCGCCAGAGGGCCGGTCGGGATCTTTGCGTTCAGCCCCGTGCTCATCGCCCACCTCCCGCGTGCAGGCCGCCCGTGTCGCCACCGCCGAAGAACATGACGATCGGGATGACGAGGTAGCCGAAGGCCATCACCACCGCGAAGACCGTGGCCAGGGTGTCGAGCGCGGGCAGCGTGGACTTGCGCGTCCAGCCCAGGCTCTGGAAGGCGCTCCAGAAGCCGTGGCGCAGGTGCAGGCCGAGCAGCACCATCATCGCCACGTAGATGCCCACGATGAGCGGCTGCGCGAAGGCGGCGGCGACGACGCTGTAGAGGTCCTTGATCTCGCCGCCGTGCCCGTCGGGGATGTGCTGGGCGCCGCCGAACTTGAAGCTCTTCACGTGCCAAATGATGAAGACCGCGAGCAGCACGCCCGTGTAGATCATCGACTTCGAGGAAAGCGTCATGCGGCTGGTGAAGCCCGCGTCCTCGCGCTTTTGGTAGGGCACCGGGCGCGCCTTCGTCTTGTCGGCGACCGCAACCGTCACCGTGGCCGCGATGTGCACGAAGAGCACGATCAGCAGCCCCACCTCGAACACGTAGACGAACTTGCCGAAGGCCAGGCCCTCGAGGAAGTGCGCGTAGGCGTTGAAGGCCTGGGGCCCGATCAGGAGGGTCAGGTTCCCCAGCAGATGGAGGACGATATAGCCTATGAGCAGGAAGCCCGTGATCCCCGTCAGCAGCTTCTTGCCGACCGAGGACCAGAGCTGGTCGCGCAGTCCACTCATCGCATGCCTCGCAGGTTGGCGTTTGCCGCGGAACCCCGACAAACTAGCACGACTCGTCTTGTTTCGGTAGGCCCTGTTGCGCTCCCGCTCCCGCCGCTTCACAGGCGGTCGCAGAAGCGCAGCAGGGCCTCCCGCAGCAGGGCGGCCATTCTCGCTTGTCGGGAACAGGCGAAGGGCCTACAACCCAGGCATGGCTCGCCGTCTCGCCTGGTTGCTGCTCGCCCTCGCCACCGCGCTCATCCTGCCCCACCTGGACGCCGACCCCTCGCGCCTGGTGTGGCGCGACTTCATCACCGACGAGGGCTGGTGGACCGCCGAGGCCCGCGACCGCACGCTCTTCGGCCAGTGGGTGACGGATGCCTACAACCAGGGTCTCGCCGTGCCGGCCTCGAGCTGGGCCTGGCGGGCGGCCTTCGCCCTCGGCGGCGTCTCGCTCTGGACTGCCCGCGCGCCCGTGGCCATCGCCTCGCTGCTCACCCTGCTGCTCGTGGCGCTGATCGCCCGGCGCGAGCGCGCCCGCGACGAGCTGCTCGCCCCGCTGCTCCTCGCGAGCAGCCTGCCCTTCGTGTTCCACGCGCGGCTGGCGATGCCCGAGGCGCTGGCCACGCTCGGGATCACCGCCGCATGGTGGCTGCTCGGCGGCATCCAGCGCAGCGGCTTCTGGCGGCCCGCGCTGGCCGGCCTCTGCGCCGGGATCGGCCTCTCGGCCAAGCTGAGCGTCGCCGTCGTGCTGCCGCCCCTGGCCTGGATCGCCTTCCGCCAGGCCCAGCCGCTGATCGCCTTCCCGGCGGGCGGGGGGACGCTCCTCGCGCCCACGCCCTGGGCGCGCTGGCGCACGGCGTTGCACTTCGTCTTCGCCGCGTTTCTGGCCTGGGGACTCCTGCGCCTCAGCCTCGGGCTGCGCTACCCGGCCGAGCTGGCGGCGCTCGAGCGGCTCTACCGCGGCGAGAACCTGCCGGCGACGCCCGTGGACCTGCTCGCGAACCTGGCCTACTTCCCCTTCCCGGCGCCCTTCCTCTATCAGGTGGCGCCGCTGCTGGTGCTGGCCGGCGTGGGGGCATGGGTGCTTGGCCTGAACTGGCTGGGCCGCGGCCCGGCCAGCCAGGCCCTGCTGATCCTGAGCTTCGGCGGTCTGCTGCAGGCGCTGCTCGGCAACCCGGCCGACCGGCGCTTCCTCGTCTTCCTGCCCGCGCTGGCCCTGCTGGGCGCCCGCGGCTGGCGCGCCCTGGCGACGGGCGAGGCGCTCCCGCGGCGCTTCGTCGGCCGCATCGACCTCTCGGGCCTGCTCGCGGCGGCCTTCGTCATCGCCTTCGTGCTGCCCGGGCGGCTCGCCCTCTGGTTCGGGCGCCTGCGCAACCTCCAGGGCGCGCCCATCCCGGACGAGCGCCTGCGCGCCCTCGCCGCGCTGCTCTTCATCGTGACGCTCGGGCTCTCGCTGCTTTGGCTCGCGCGGCGGCCGCTCCGGGCGCCGATGGCGCTGGTCGTCGGGCTGCTCGTCGGCTGGTTGATCGTCTGCCTCGAGCACTTCGACTTCCTCGTCTGGGCGGGCCTGGCCCAGGCCTTCGGCCGCTACAGCGCCCGGCCGCTCTGGGACTCGATGGGGGGCGCCTGGGCCATCGCCTGGGGGCTGGCGTCGCTCGCGCTGCTCTGGCTGGCCCTCGCCCGGGTGGGCCTTCTGCCCGCGCTGCGCCTCGAGCGCTGGCGGGCGGGCCTGCCTTGGCTGGTCCCCGTGCTCGCGCTCGCGCTGCTCGCGGCCGGCGCCCTGCGGCCGAGCTTCACCCTTCGCGATGCCCCCGCCCGCCTGGCCGCGCCGCTCGCGGACGGCAGTCCCTGCCTGGGGCTGATCGGCCCCGAAGCCGCCACCCTGGGCCTGGGCACCCGGCTTCCCATCTGGGTGCCGAGGGACGGCTTCAACCGGGAGCTGGCCGACTCGCCACCGGCCGGCTTGCGAATCCTGACAATGATGGAGGACTCTGGGCTGAGCCTGCGGGAGTCCTGGCCACTCGGGGCCGATAAACTGACAATCGGAGGCTCACTTGCCGGGGATTCCCGCTTCATCTTTGCCGTTCAGGAAGCCACACCGGCAATTCCTGACAATTGACTTGACCGGGCGGGCAGGTGCGCTTACAAAGCGGCCATGCCACGCGCGCGCAGCGAGCGAATCCGCCAGTTCGTCCTCGAACAGGCGGAGCGGGATCCGGCAGGTCTTTGCCGACAGGTGCAGGAGCACTTCGGGATCACCCGGCAGAGCGCTCACGCCCATCTGCAGGCCCTGGAGGCCGAGGGTCTGCTAGAGGCAGCCGGCCGCACGCGGGCCCGGCGCTATGGCGCGCGGCCTAGCCAGCAACGCCGCTTCAACTTGCCGCTCGCGATGCAACCGGATCCTGAGCAGGTCTGGAGCGAGCTGCTGGCGCCGCGCCTGGGCCCCCTGCCCGAGCCCTGCCTCGCGACCCTGCGCTACACCGTGCTCGCCCTGATCGCCAATGCGGCGCAGCACTCGGGCGGCCAGGCCCTGCTCCTCTCCGTCGCCCGCCGGAGCGCGCAGCTCGAGCTGCTCCTGCGCGACGACGGCCGCGGCCTCTTCCGCAAGCTCGCCGAAGACCTGGGCATGGACGACCCCGATCAGGCGCCGCTGGAGCTGGCGAAGGGCGGCGCCGGCACGAGTCTCTTGCTTGCCGCGCGGGCGGCGGGGGCCTTCGCGCTCACCGCCAACGGCCTGCGCCTGGAGCGGCGGCCCGCCCGCGAGGGCTGGGCACTCAGCGAGGCGCCGGCGCGCCCGGGCACTTCGCTGGAGCTTGCGCTGCCCCTGCTCGCGGGCCGCGCGCTGGAAGCCGTGCGCGCCGAGCACCGCGCCCCCGGGGGCGGGGACTTCTCGCGCACTCGCGTCCCGGTGGAACTGCTCCCCGGCGCGACGGCCGGCATCGCCGGGCGCGCGCAGGCCGAGCGGCTGCTTGCGCACCTCGAGCGCTATCGCGAGATCTGGCTGGATTTCCGGGGCGTGCCCGCCCTCGATCCCGAAGCCGCCCGCAGCCTCTTCGTCGAGTGGCCGGCCGCGCACGCGGGATGCCGGGTGCGCTGGCTCAAGGCCTCAGCGGCGGTGAGCGCAGCCATCGCGGGCATCAGCGGAGGCGCCGCGCAGCCCCGCGTCGGCCAGGGAGCCTGAGGGTCCCCTCGCCCAGTAACTCGCGCGTAACGGCCTCCTGCCATGCTCTCTGCCAGCGACCCAGCACCCGCTGTCGTTGGCCAATGACCACTCATTTTGGGAGGCAGTGATGTCTAGAAGAGGAATGACCTGCCTGTCCTGCGCACTGGCGCTTGCCGGCTTGCTGCTGACTGCCGGCTCGCTGCCGGCCTTCGTCGTCTACCAAAGCGACTTCGATGGCCTGGCGCTCGGGCCGACGCTGCCCGAGCCCGGGGACCCGGGTCAGGACGGCTGG
This window harbors:
- a CDS encoding phosphohydrolase, producing the protein MADGWIQTHGGRQFWPLAPRADDIAIADIAHSLSLLCRFNGHCREFYSVAEHSLRVSRICPPEQGLWGLLHDAAEAYFGDIPRPVKEQFPAIAAMEERLLRAAAERFALPWPLPAAVRAADEVLLATEARDLMGEPPADWRLDAAPLAERIAPLAPAAAEAAFLACFAELKK
- a CDS encoding succinate dehydrogenase/fumarate reductase iron-sulfur subunit; the protein is MNEAKTLHLRIWRQEGPSARGGLVDYTLGGVLPEMSLLEMLDLLNEQIIAEGGRPLEFDSDCREGICGMCGLNVQGVAHGPRGATTTCELRMRHFADGETVTIEPFRARGFPVIRDLIVDRSAFDRIMAAGGYTSSNVGSAPDGNAILIPKTAADKAMDAAICIGCGACVAACPNASASLFVSAKVAQFAYLPQGQAERARRALAMVEQMDAEGFGACSNHGECEAVCPKQISIAHIGIIRREFIKAMFKGKPAVVADAAG
- a CDS encoding fumarate reductase/succinate dehydrogenase flavoprotein subunit codes for the protein MSTGLNAKIPTGPLAAKWERHKQDNPLVAPANRRKYSVIVVGTGLAGGGAAATLGELGYNVLNFCIQDTPRRAHSVAAQGGINAAKNYQGDGDSIYRLFYDTIKGGDYRSREANVYRLAELSTAIIDQCVAAGVPFAREYGGTLANRSFGGVQVSRTFYARGVTGQQLLLGVYSALMRQVAAGTVKLIHRYEMVDLVVAGGRARGIIARDLVTGALKRFAADAVVVATGGYSPVYYLSTNAVNCNGTAIWACHKRGAVFANPCFTQIHPTAIPQAGEYQSKLTLMSESLRNDGRVWVPLKPGDPRGPNEIPEAERDYFLERRYPAFGNLVPRDIASRAAKTVCDAGQGVGPSGYGVYLDFAEAIQRLGKGVVTDRYGNLFAMYEEITAEDPYHVPMRIYPAPHYTMGGLWVDYNLESTIPGLFVGGEANFSDHGANRLGASALMQGLADGYFILPRTVANFLAGVKPGEVKTEADAFGAVEAEVEGRFKRLLAIKGKQSVRELHTSLGKVMMKEVGMSRNAAGLEQAIAEIGKLKQAFWNDLRVPGDALELNKNLEQANRLADFLELGELMARDALMREESCGGHLRDEHVTPEGEARRDDENFMFVAAWQWQGEGKAHTMIKEPLVYEELEVKTRSYK
- a CDS encoding succinate dehydrogenase cytochrome b subunit, coding for MSGLRDQLWSSVGKKLLTGITGFLLIGYIVLHLLGNLTLLIGPQAFNAYAHFLEGLAFGKFVYVFEVGLLIVLFVHIAATVTVAVADKTKARPVPYQKREDAGFTSRMTLSSKSMIYTGVLLAVFIIWHVKSFKFGGAQHIPDGHGGEIKDLYSVVAAAFAQPLIVGIYVAMMVLLGLHLRHGFWSAFQSLGWTRKSTLPALDTLATVFAVVMAFGYLVIPIVMFFGGGDTGGLHAGGGR